GAAATGTAGCTAAGAAGTGAGGCTGCGCAGATAGCCCTGTAGAATCAAGGCTGCGCTGGTCATGTCCAGATTCTCCTTCTTCTGGCGGTCCTTCTTCTTCATACCGAAATCCACCAGTGCCTGACCGGCCATGCTGGAAGTGAAGCGCTCATCGTAGAGACAGACCTGCTTTTCGGGATAGAGCATGTGCAGGCGCTCATTGAGCAAGCGCACGTTGGGTGTGATATCGGTGTCGCTACCATCCAAGGAGACAGGCAGACCGATGACGATGGTATCTACCTTCTCACGTTCGAAGAGCTTGGCCAGAAAGGTCTCCAAGTCCACGGCAGGAACGGTCTCCAGTGGGCTGGCGATCATCTTGAGTTCATCCGTGATAGCGATACCGCAGCGTTTGAGTCCGAAATCGATGGCGATGGCCTTTGACATGGGGTGAAGGTACGGGTTGGTCCGTAGACCCTATCCTATCCGAGTGAGAGACCGCCTTTCAGACGGACAGAATCGTCCCGTTCTATTCTTCCATGGATGATCCTGAATCCCTCGAAGGGGTCGTTGGCGCTGAGATAGGGTGCATCCAGATCGGCCACATCGCTGAGCGGTGCCAGGACGGAAGACGTGTAGATTCCCAGTGTAGATTCTGACATACAGCCCAGGACCTTTATGAATGGCCGACTATCCGTCTGCGAAGCTTGGAAGCGGAGCATGCGCTGCGCTTGGAGCAGACCACCACATTTCATGACCTTCACATTCACTCCGGCATAGACTTCGTGAAATTGGCCTAAGTCATCCTCATTCCGTATGGATTCATCTGCGATTATGGGAATGCTCACACGTTCCCCCAGCCAACGATGCCCTTCATGATCCGAGGCTTTCAAGGGCTGTTCCACGAGGCGGCAAGCAAAATCTTCCAAGGCTTCTATGAGTAGAGCAGCCTCTTCTCTATCTCTGCAGCCCTGATTGAGGTCCACTGCAAAGGGTAGATC
Above is a genomic segment from Flavobacteriales bacterium containing:
- the ruvX gene encoding Holliday junction resolvase RuvX; this translates as MSKAIAIDFGLKRCGIAITDELKMIASPLETVPAVDLETFLAKLFEREKVDTIVIGLPVSLDGSDTDITPNVRLLNERLHMLYPEKQVCLYDERFTSSMAGQALVDFGMKKKDRQKKENLDMTSAALILQGYLRSLTS